The region TCAACGCCTTCGGGGAGTACGTCGCCGCGGCCTGCATCCCCGATCCCGTCCCGGCCGAGGACGGCTCCGTACAACAGCTTCCGCCGGCCGTACTGCACCTGCGGCGCACCGTCGCCGCGCTGGCCCGACGAGCACTGGGGAGGGCACTGTCGTGACCGACGACCAGCACGGAGAGGGCACTCCGCGGACCAGCGGCAGGTGGGACCCCCTCCCGCAGGGGGACTACGACGACGGCGCCACCGCCTTCGTCAAGCTCCCCGAGGGCGGAATCGACGCCCTTTTGGCGGAACGTGAGACGCCCCTCGCGGCGCCCGGCCACGGCTATGTGCCTCCCCGGATCGCCGCGGCGCCCCCGGCGGCCGGCCCCGGGGTGGCGGGTACCTGGGCCGCGCCGGCCGAGGCCGTCCAGTGGCCGGACCCCAACGCCGCGCACCAGGAAGCCGTACGCCACGAGACCGGGCGCCAGGAGTCCGGGTATCAGCAGGCCGCGCACGACGGGTTCTCGTACCACCCCGGCGCCACCGGCCAGTGGGACTTCGGGGAGGCCGCCCGGGAGGGTGTCTCCTCCGGTCACCACCCGGCCGACGCGCCCGGACACGACGTCACCGGACAGTGGTCGATTCCGGTCGCCGAAGGTGATCTTCCGGACGAATCGGGCGAGTTCACCACGTCGGCCCTGGTCGAGCAGTGGGGCGGCACCCCGCCAGCCACGCTCCCGGGCGGCGCGGCAGCGCCCTGGGCGACCACGGAGATCGGTGAGCCGTGGTCCGCCGCACCGCGAGCGGCGACCCCCGAGGCCCCGCAGGCTTCTGAGGGCCCCGTGGAGCCCGCGCGGCACACGCATGCGGAATCGGCCGCCGAGGCCGCCCAGACCGCCGCGCAGGCCGCTCACGCGGCTCCTGAGCCGGTCGCCGGGCACATGCCCGCGACGGCCGAGGCGTACGGGACCCCGGACGGGGCCGAACCGGACCCCGACCCGGCCACGCCGACTGCCCCGACAGCGGTTCCGGAGGACTCCTCGGAGTACGTTTCGGAGCGTCGTTCCGAGCACCCTTCGGAGCACCCCGAGTCCCCCGCGCCGGACGTCCCCGGTGCGGAGGCGAGCGACCCGGACACCCATGCGCCGCCCCCGCACGACGAACATCCCCTGGCCTCCTACGTCCTGCGCGTCAACGGCGCCGACCGCCCCGTGACCGACGCCTGGATCGGCGAGTCGCTGCTCTACGTCCTGCGCGAGCGCCTCGGCCTCGCGGGCGCCAAGGACGGCTGCTCGCAGGGCGAGTGCGGAGCCTGCAACGTGCAGGTGGACGGGCGGCTCGTGGCGTCCTGCCTGGTGCCCGCCGTCACCGCCGCGAGCAGTGAAGTGCGTACGGTCGAAGGCCTCGCCGCCGACGGACAGCCCTCGGACGTGCAGCGCGCCCTCGCCAAGTGCGGCGCGGTGCAGTGCGGTTTCTGCGTCCCGGGCATGGCCATGACCGTGCACGACCTCCTCGAGGGCAACCCGGCCCCCACCGAACTCGAGACCCGCCAGGCGCTGTGCGGCAACCTGTGCCGCTGCTCCGGCTACCGCGGGGTCCTGGACGCCGTACGCGAGGTCGTCGCCGAACGCGAGGCGCACAGCGCGGCCGCCGCCGGGGCCACGCCGGACGCCGACGAGCCGCGCATCCCGCACCAGGCGGGGCCCGGCGCGGGCGGCGTCAACCCGTCGGCGTTCGAGGACCCTTCTCCGTACGACTCCCAGGCGCCGCATGAGCAGCCGTACGGCCAGGACGGAGGCCAGGCGTGAGCAACGAGACCGCGACCGCGACTCCCGCGGCACCCGACACCGGCCCCGAGCCGCTGCCGCACGGGCTCGGCGTGTCGCTGCCCGCCGCGGAGGCCCGCGCCAAGACGGAGGGCACCTTCCCGTACGCGGCCGATCTGTGGGCCGAGGGCCTGCTGTGGGCGGCCGTGCTGCGCTCGCCGCACCCGCACGCGCGCATCGTGTCCATCGACACCAGCCACGCGCGCGAGATGCCCGGCGTACGGGCGGTCATCACCCACGAGGACGTGCCCGGCGCCGCCCTGCACGGCCGCGGCCGTGCGGACCGTCCGGTGTTCGCCTCCGAGGTCGTACGCCACCACGGCGAGCCCATCGCGGCCGTCGCCGCCGATCACCCGGACACCGCCCGGATGGCCGCTGCGGCCGTCATCGTCGAGTACGAAGTACTCGAACCGGTGACCGACCCTGAGCAGGCGTTCGAGGCCGAACCCCTGCACCCCGACGGCAACCTGATCCGGCACATCCCGCTGCGCCACGGTGATCCGGACGCCGTCGGCGAGATCGTCGTCGAGGGCCTGTACCGCATCGGCCGCCAGGACCCGGCCCCGATCGGCGCCGAGGCCGGACTCGCCGTGCCCCGCCCGGACGGCGGCGTCGAGCTCTACATCGCCTCCACCGACCCGCACGCCGACCGCGACACCGCCGCCGCCTGCTACGGCCTGGAGCCCGAGCGGGTGAAGGTCGTCGTCACCGGAGTGCCCGGCGCCACCGCCGACCGCGAGGACCAGGGCTTCCAGCTCCCGCTCGGCCTGCTGGCCCTGCGGACCGGCTGCCCGGTGAAGATCACCGCGACCCGCGAGGAGTCCTTCCTCGGCCACGCCCACCGGCACCCCACCCTCCTGCGCTACCGCCACCACGCCGACACCGAGGGCAGGTTGGTGAAGGTCGAGGCGCAGATCCTGCTCGACGCGGGCGCCTACGCCGACACGTCCGCCGAGTCGCTGGCCGCAGCGGTCTCCTTCGCCTGCGGCCCCTACGTCGTCCCGAACGCCTTCATCGAGGGCTGGGCCGTGCGCACCAACAACCCGCCCTCCGGCCATGTGCGCGGCGAGGGCGCCATGCAGGTCTGCGCCGCGTACGAGGCGCAGATGGACAAGCTCGCCAAGAAGCTCGCCCTCGACCCCGCCGAACTGCGCCTGCAGAACGCGATGGCCACCGGGGACGTGCTTCCGACGGGCCAGACGGTGACCTGCCCGGCCCCGGTCGCCGAACTGCTCCAGGCCGTACGCGACTACCCTCTGCCCGCGCTCCCCAAGGACACCCCCGAGGACGAGTGGCTCCTCCCGGGCGGCCCCGAGGGCGCGGGCGAACCCGGCGCCGTACGCCGCGGGGTCGGCTACGGCCTCGGCATGGTCCACATGCTCGGCGCAGAGGGCGCGGACGAGGTCTCCACGGCCACGGTCAAGGTCCACGACGGCGTCGCCACCGTCCTGTGTGCGGCCGTCGAGACCGGTCAGGGCTTCACGACACTGGCCCGCCAGATCGTCCAGGAGACCCTCGGCATCGACGAGGTGCACGTGGCGCCGGTCGACACCGACCAGCCGCCCGCGGGCCCCAGCTGCCGTGGCCGCCACACCTGGGTGTCGGGCGGAGCGGTCGAACGCGCCGCGAAGATGGTCCGTACGCAGCTCCTGCAGCCTCTGGCGCACAAGTTCGGCATGTCCACGGAGCTCCTCCAGATCACCGACGGCAAGATCACCTCGTACGACGGTGTGCTCTCGACCACCGTCACGGAGGCGATGGACGGCAAGGAGCTGTGGGCCACCGCGCAGTGCCGCCCGCACCCGACCGAGCCGCTGGACGAGGCGGGCCAGGGCGACGCCTTCGTGGGCCTGGCCTTCTGCGCGATCCGCGCGGTGGTGGACGTGGACATCGAACTGGGCTCGGTACGGGTGGTGGAGCTGGCGCTCGCCCAGGACGTCGGCCGGATCCTCAACCCCGCCCAGCTCACGGCCCGTATCGAGGCAGGCGTCACCCAGGGCGTCGGTGCCGCGCTCACGGAGAACCTCCGCACCGCCCGCGGCCTGGTCCGCCACCCCGACCTCACGGGTTACGCCCTCCCGACCTCCCTGGACGCCCCCGACATCCGCATCGTCAAGCTCGTCGAGGAGCGCGACGTCGTCGCCCCCTTCGGCGCGAAGGCGGCCAGCGCGGTGCCGGTCGTGACGTCCCCGGCGGCCGTCGCGTCCGCCGTACGGGCGGCGACGGGCCGCCCCGTCAACCGCCTCCCGATCCGTCCGCAAGCCGCCGTGGTGACCGCGTCATGAGTACCCCCGAGCCGACGACCCACGATCCCGAGCCGACGGCCCACGATCCCGAGCAGCCGCGCTACGAGCCTCCGCCGAGCGTCGGGAAGCTGGCGCTGTGGGTACTGCTGTTCGTCGTGGCGGCCGTGGTGGTCGTCCTGGGCGGCGTGTACTTCACCTGAGACGGCTGACGGCCGCGGCAAGGCCCCCCGATGGCTTGAACCCGCGTGTTTCCGGGCCGTACGACCTGCGTGCCTGCGGGTTTCCGGCGTTGTCAGTGGGGCGGCGTATGGTTCTCGGTCAGTGGGGAACTGCCGCTGGGCGGCGGCGAGTTCCCCGCGAGAAGCACATATGCGTTCACATGCGCGGGGGAGCCATGAGCACGACTGACACCGATGTCGTCGGCGCGATCACGCTGACCGAGGACGAGCTGGATCCATACATCACGCACACGGACACACGGCAGTGGCTGACGGGGCCCGGGCTGCCGGCCGAGGGCACGCTGCTGAGCTTCGGCGCACTGCGGGAGCACGGGCTGCGCAGGGTCACCGACCTGGCCGGTGACGCCGACAAACTCGCCACGGAGCTCCAGGACCAGCTGGTCGTGGGAGCCCTGCGGACCTTCGACCGGGACCTGGAGTCGATCGTCCTGGACGGGGCGACGGGGAAGGTCGCCACGACGTACTTCTTCTCCGACCCGGCTCTGATGGACCTCGCGCCCCTGGCCCCCTCCCTGGAAGCCCTGGTGCGCTTCTCGGCGGCGACGGAGGAACTGACGGCGTCCCGCGGACGGTTCGCCTCCTACGAGGGCCGCTTCGGCCCGAAGGCGGTCACGGAGGCCTCCGAGTCCCTCGCCGCGGTCTTCGAGGCGGGCGCGGGCGGCGAGGTGGCGCCGTACTGGCGGATGGCCGCCCTGATCCGCCCCCTCGCCCGGATCGCGGGCCCCGGTGAGGGCCTCACCCTCGACCTGCCCAAGCGGCTGCTGGACGAGGAGTTCGGCGCGGGAGCCATCATGCGCTTCGAGGACGTCGACTTCCCGCCCGCGCTCGTGCACGAGCCGACCCGTCGCTTCCTGCGCGAGACCGGCCTGCCCGAGGACGGCCTTCTCTTCCAGCTGGACACGGAAGTGCCCCTGCCGGCCCTCGCCGACTACTACGCGGACCAGCGCCCCGACGACTTCTCCGCCGACGAACTCCCCCCGACGGCCGACCGCCTGATACGCCTCGGCTACCTCATCGAGGACACCAGCCTCGTGGTGGACGGCACCACGGGCGCGGTCCTCGCCTGGAGCGAGCCGGACATCACCCTGCGCCCCCTCAACGCCGACATCTCCACCCTCGCCTTCACCCTCTGGCTGCTCCACCGCGAGAAGGCCCTCGACGCGACCCACGACCTCACCGACTCCTACGAGCAACTGGCCGCCACCATGGCCCAGACCCTCGCCAGGGTCGACCCGGTCGCCTGCGACCCCACCCTCACGCTGGAGGGCGACGACGGCCGGCGCTACTGGCCGGAGATATTCGAGGACGAGGCAGGCGGCACCCTCCACGGCTAGCCGACGGACGACCACGCCCCCACGCACGGATCGGCCGCCCCCGGGCCACGGGGACGGCCGATCCACCTCACAGGAGGCCGTGGCGGGAATTGAACCCGCGTAACTCGCTTTGCAGGCGAGCCCCTGAACCACTCGGGCACACGGCCGTTCTCAGGTGCGGCACGGCTCACTCGTTCCGAACCTGATGGGTTGAACGTAGGCGGGGCGGAGGGTGGGCTCAAGGGGTGCGGGGGCGCTGCAACGGGACTGCCATACGCCGTTCATGAATGCCGGTTCTCGGGCGCTGGGCGTACGACCAAAGGCCCAGACGATCACGGTCTCCGGACAGGAGTCACTGTCAGTTGTGGCCCTTACGCTGGCGGCCATGACAGCGCTGGAAGCACGCGATGCCGCGACCGCCCCGCCCGAGGACAAGGGCGAGGGAGGTGTGCTGAGCCGCCCCTACCGGGCGCTCAGCATCGGGATCGTGTTCGTGGAGCTGCTGATCGCCTTCGAGGCGACGGCCGTCGGGACGGCGATGCCCGTCGCGGCACGGGAGCTCGACGGGGTGTCGTTGTACGCGTTCGCGTTCTCGGCGTATTTCACGACGAGCCTGTTCGGGATGGTGTTCGCCGGGCAGTGGGCGGACCGCCGCGGGCCCCTGGCGCCGCTGACCACGGGGATCACGGCCTTCGCCGCGGGACTGCTGCTGTCCGGGACGGCCGGGACCATGTGGCTGTTCCTTCTCGGTCGGGCGGTGCAGGGGCTCGGTGGCGGGCTGGTCGTCGTGGCGTTGTACGTCGTCGTGGTGCGGGCCTACCCGGAGCGGCTGCGCCCGGCGATCATGGCGGCGTTCGCGGCGAGCTGGGTGATTCCGTCCGTGGTCGGACCGTTGATCGCGGGCACGGTCACCGAACATCTGGGCTGGCGCTGGGTGTTCACCGGGATACCGGTGCTGGTCGTGTTTCCGCTGGCGCTCGCGCTGCCGCGGATACGACGGCTGTCGTCCGGGCGGTCGGCGGACGCGGGGACCGCCGGCCGCGAGCCCTTCGAGCGGCGGCGCATCCGGCTGGCGCTCGGGATCTCGCTCGGCTCCGGACTCCTCCAGTACGCCGCCCAGGACCTGGACCCGCTCTCGCTCGTCGCCGGCCTTGCGGGCGCCGCGCTGCTCGTCCCGGCCGTCCTCGGGCTGCTGCCGGGCGGCACCTACCGGGCGGCGCGCGGGCTGCCGTCCGTGGTGCTGCTGCGCGGGCTCGCGGCCGGTTCCTTCATCGCCGCCGAGTCCTTTGTGCCCCTCATGCTGGTCACCCAGCGCGGGCTGTCGCCGACGCTCGCCGGGTTCTCCCTCGCGGCGGCCGGCGGGACCTGGGCGCTGGGGTCGTATGTGCAGTCGCGGCCACGGACGGAGCCGTACCGGGACCGGCTGATGTTCCTCGGGATGGTGCTGCTCGCGGCGGCCATCGTCGCCGTGCCCAGCGTGCTGATTCCCGCAGTGCCCGTGTGGATCGTCGCCGTCGCCTGGGGGTTCGGCTGCTTCGGGATGGGACTGGTGATCGCCTCGACCAGCGTGCTGCTGCTGCGCCTCTCGACGCCGGAGGAAGTCGGCTCCAACTCCGCCGCGCTCCAGATCTCCGACGGCCTCTCCAACATCGTGCTCCTCGCGGCGGGCGGCGCGGCCTTCGCGGCGCTGGGCGGCGGCAAGGTCGCGGAGACGGCCACCTCGACGGCCGACGGTTCCCACCCCACCGCGTTCGCCGCCGTGTTCCTGCCGATGGCGGGGGTGGCGTTGGTGGGGGCCTGGGTGACCACGCGATTGCGAGAGCGGTGATCTGGAAGGAGAGCAGCGTTCCGGTTCGGTGGGGTGCGGTCATCGTGAACCGGCCGAGCTCGTACTGCCTGGTCATCGCCATGGCGGCCGGTGAAGAGCACGACATCGAGGTGATCGGTGGGCGGTCGCGGGGTTTGTGAGGTGGGTCCCATCCGCGGGTGACCCGGCGTCGTCCGCGCGTTGACAGCTCCGGGGCGCCGGTAGGGTGGCCCGGTTGTCATACGTAGCCGAGCCGCTCGACCAAACCACGGAGACCGTGACTACCACCGCCGCCAGCGCATCCACCTCGCACCACCTCTCACCCGCCTTCCCCGGCCGCGCCCCCTGGGGTACCGCCAGCAAGCTGCGTGCCTGGCAGCAGGGGGCGCTGGAGAGGTACATCCAGGAGCAGCCGCGCGACTTCCTGGCCGTCGCCACGCCCGGCGCCGGCAAGACGACGTTCGCGCTGACGCTCGCGTCCTGGCTGCTGCACCATCACGTCGTGCAGCAGGTGACCGTGGTCGCGCCGACCGAGCACCTGAAGAAGCAGTGGGCGGAGGCCGCCGCGCGGATAGGGATCAAGCTGGATCCCGAGTACAGCGCCGGTCCGCTCAGCAAGGAGTACCACGGCGTCGCCGTGACGTACGCGGGTGTGGGCGTGCGGCCCATGCTCCACCGCAACCGCGTCGAGCAGCGCAAGACCCTCGTCATCCTCGACGAGATCCACCACGCCGGTGACTCCAAGTCGTGGGGCGAGGCCTGTCTCGAAGCGTTCGAGCCCGCCACCCGGCGGCTCGCGCTCACCGGTACGCCCTTCCGGTCCGACACCAATCCGATTCCCTTTGTGACGTACGAAGAGGGAAATGACGGTATTCGGCGGTCTTCCGCCGATTACACCTACGGATACGGGTCCGCCCTGGGGGACGGGGTCGTGCGGCCCGTCATCTTCCTCTCCTACAGCGGCAACATGCGGTGGCGCACGAAGGCGGGGGACGAGATCGCGGCCCGGCTCGGCGAGCCGATGACCAAGGACGCCATCTCGCAGGCCTGGCGTACCGCGCTCGACCCGCGCGGCGAGTGGATGCCCAGTGTGCTGCGCGCCGCCGACCAGCGGCTGACCGAGGTCAGGAAGGGCATTCCGGACGCGGGCGCGCTCGTCATCGCCTCCGACCAGGACTCCGCGCGCGCGTACGCCAAGCTCATCCGTGAGATCACCGGGACGAAGGCGACCCTCGTCCTGTCCGACGACACGGGCGCGTCCAACAGGATCGACGAGTTCAGCCACAGCGAGGACCGGTGGATGGTCGCCGTCCGCATGGTGTCCGAGGGCGTCGACGTGCCGCGGCTCGCCGTCGGCGTGTACGCCACCACCATCTCCACGCCCCTCTTCTTCGCGCAGGCCGTGGGTCGTTTCGTACGGTCCCGGCGGCGCGGCGAGACCGCCTCCGTCTTCCTTCCGACCGTCCCCGACCTCCTCGGCTTCGCCAACGAGATGGAGGTCGAGCGCGACCACGTCCTCGACAAGCCCAAGAAGGAGGGCGAGGACGACCCGTACGCCGAGTCCGAGCAGGAGATGGACGAGGCGAACCGGGAGCAGGACGAGGACACCGGCGAGCAGGAGCAGTTCTCCTTCGAGGCGCTGGAGTCCGAGGCCGTCTTCGACCGAGTGCTCTACGACGGCGCCGAGTTCGGGATGCAGGCCCACCCGGGGAGCGAGGAGGAGCAGGACTACCTAGGGATTCCGGGGCTGCTCGAACCCGACCAGGTGCAGCTGTTGCTCCAGAAGCGGCAGGCGCGGCAGATCGCGCACAGCCGCAAGAAGCCCGACGAGGAGGCCGACCTTCTCGAACTGCCCGCCGAGCGGCGGCCGGTGGTCTCGCACAAGGAGATGCTGGAACTGCGCAAGCAGCTCAACACCATGGTCGGCGCGTACGTCCACCAGAGCGGCAAGCCGCACGGCGTGATCCACACCGAACTGCGCCGCGTGTGCGGGGGGCCGCCGAGTGCGGAGGCGACGGCGGGGCAGTTGCGGCAGCGGATCGCCAAGGTGCAGGAGTGGGCCACCCGTATGCGGTGACGCTGTGCGCTGTGCCGGGGCGGTCGCGGTTCGTGGGGCACTGGTTGTGCTTCGGCTGTGGACCGTCTGTGGCTGGTCGCGCAGTTCCCCGCGCCCCTTCCGGGGGTGTGTGCGCCGTGTGTGGGGGGCGTGTGTGCCGCGTGGTGTGCGCTGTACGTACGAGGACAAAGGCTCTGTAAAGGGGAAGAGTCCGTACCAGGCCATGACCGGATTCTGGACGGAGACTTCCGCTGAGCGAACCGGCTCGCTACTGTCCCGCTACGCACACGCCCCGTGGCAGCGCCGCCGCGGAGCGCAGCCGTGTAGCGACTCCGCCCGGGAAGAGCCCGGGTCGTCAGCCGACGGCGGCCTCTGAAGCGCGTCGCCGACGGGACTCGGAGACGCAACCGCCGCGAGGGGCCGCCGACCTCACCACTAAGGAGTGGGCGTCGTGACCGCGGAGACCTCTCAGACGCTCGACCGGGGACTGCGTGTCCTCAAGCTGCTCGCCGACACGGACCACGGGCTGACCGTCACCGAGCTCTCGAACAAACTGGGCGTCAACCGGACCGTTGTGTACCGGTTGCTCGCCACGCTGGAGCAGCACGCGCTCGTACGCCGGGATCTGGGCGGCCGCGCCCGGGTCGGCCTTGGGGTGCTGCGGCTGGGACGTCAGGTGCATCCGCTGGTACGGGAGGCCGCGCTGCCGGCGCTGCGCGCGCTGGCCGAGGATATAGGGGCCACGGCTCATCTCACGCTCGTCGACGGGACCGAGGCGCTCGCCGTCGCCGTCGTGGAGCCGACGTGGACGGACTATCACGTCGCCTACCGCGCCGGGTTCCGCCATCCGCTGGACCGGGGCGCCGCGGGCCGCGCGATCCTCGCCGCCCGGCAGCCCGGGCCGGCGGACGCCCCGGGATACACGCTCACGCACGGGGAGTTGGAGGCGGGTGCGAGTGGGGCCGCCGCTCCCCTGATAGGGGTGACCGGGGTCGAGGGCAGCGTCGGTGTCGTCATGCTCGCGGACTCCGTGCCGGAACGGGTGGGGCCGAGGGTCATGGACGCGGCGCGGGAGGTCGCGGACGCGCTGCGCTGACGCCCCGCACTCCGTGGCGTTGACGCCCCGCACTCTGCCGCGCTGACGCTCCGCGCTCCGCCGCACCGACCCCCGCGCCCCGTTGCGCCAACGGTCCTTGTTTCCAGTCACCCCCTGGCTTTGGCCGACCCGCCAAACCACCCCCGCCATCTCTGGCCGATGCGCCCACCGCCCGTCGCCCCGCCCTCCGCATCATCAGGGCACTGAAGGCGGAACGGTGAACGGTGGAGGGAGACAAGGCGTGGAGACGGAGACGGTACGTACACGGCCGGACGTCGGCCGAGGAGGCGGACGGGCGGCTCGGCTGACCCGGCGTCAGGGCGTCGGATCGCTGGTCGCCGAGGCCGCCGGGAGCCCGCTCAGGCGGACGATGGGCGTCGGACAGCTCACCCTGCTCAGCGTGGGCGCGACGCTCGGCACCGGCATCTTCGTGGTCCTCGGCCAGGCGGTGCCCGAGGCCGGTCCCGCCATCGTCGTGTCGTTCGTCCTGGCCGGTGTGACCGCGCTGTTCTCCGCGCTGTCGTACGCCGAGCTGGCCGGCATGATCCCGGGCTCCGGCTCCTCGTACAGCTATGCGTACGCCACCCTCGGCGAGCTCGTCGCCTGGGTGTGCGGCTGGTGTCTGATCCTGGAGTACGGGGTGTCCGTGGCCGCCGTCGCGGTCGGCTGGGGGCAGTACGTCAACGAACTGCTCGACCTGACCGTCGGGGTCACCCTCCCCGACACGCTCAGCGCGCCGCCCGGCGCCGGCGGGGTCCTCAACATCCCCGCCGCCGCCATCGTCGTCCTCGCCATGGTCGTGCTGCTGCGCGGAGCGAAGGAGAGCGCCGTCGCCAACACCGTCATGGTCGGCGTGAAGATCGCCGCCCTGGTGATGTTCTGCGCGGTCGCCTTCACCGCCTTCCGCGCAGGGAACTTCACGCCCCTCTTCCCGCTCGGCACCGCCGGCATGAGCGCGGGCGCCGCCTCGCTCTTCTTCTCCTACATCGGCTTCGACGCCGCCTCGACGGCGGGGGAGGAGGCGAAGAACCCGCAGCGCGACCTGCCACGCGCGATCATCCTCTCCCTCGTCCTCGTCACCGCCCTGTACGTCCTCGTCGCGGTCGCCGCGCTCGGCGCGATGCCGTGGAGGAAGTTCGAGGGCACGGAGGCCACGCTGAGCCAGGTGCTCGTGCAGTCCGTCGGCGGTGGCAGCCTGTGGCCGATCCTGCTCTCCATCGGGGCGGTCGTGGCCACCACGAGCGTCGTGCTCACCGTGCAGTACGGGCAGATCCGCATCCTCTTCGCGATGTCGAGGGACGGGCTCGTGCCGCCGCTGTTCTCCAAGGTGCACCCCACCACCGGGGTGCCGCGCGCCAACACGGTCATCGTCTCCACCTTCATCGCCGTGCTCGCCGCGCTCGTCCCGCTGGGCGCGCTCGCGGACGCCACCAGCATCGGTACGCTCTTCGCCTTCATGCTGGTCAACCTGGCGGTCGTCCTGCTGCGCCGCCGCAGCCCGGAGGCACCCCGCTCCTTCCGGGTCCCCTTCTCGCCGGTGACGCCGATCCTGGGTGTGGGCTTCTGCGTCTACATGCTGTTCAGCCTGGGGTCGGACACCTGGGTCGCGTTCGGCGCGTGGATGGCCGTCGGCCTGGTGATCTACTGGCTGTACGGGATCAAGCACTCCAAGCTCGGAGACAAGCTCGGAGACAAGCCCGGCGAGAAACTCGTCGACAAGCTCGGCGACGAGGAAGTGGCGTGAACACCCTCGACCTCACCGCCGACGTCGTCGCCCTCGCCCGTGCCCTCGTCGAC is a window of Streptomyces mirabilis DNA encoding:
- a CDS encoding (2Fe-2S)-binding protein, which produces MTDDQHGEGTPRTSGRWDPLPQGDYDDGATAFVKLPEGGIDALLAERETPLAAPGHGYVPPRIAAAPPAAGPGVAGTWAAPAEAVQWPDPNAAHQEAVRHETGRQESGYQQAAHDGFSYHPGATGQWDFGEAAREGVSSGHHPADAPGHDVTGQWSIPVAEGDLPDESGEFTTSALVEQWGGTPPATLPGGAAAPWATTEIGEPWSAAPRAATPEAPQASEGPVEPARHTHAESAAEAAQTAAQAAHAAPEPVAGHMPATAEAYGTPDGAEPDPDPATPTAPTAVPEDSSEYVSERRSEHPSEHPESPAPDVPGAEASDPDTHAPPPHDEHPLASYVLRVNGADRPVTDAWIGESLLYVLRERLGLAGAKDGCSQGECGACNVQVDGRLVASCLVPAVTAASSEVRTVEGLAADGQPSDVQRALAKCGAVQCGFCVPGMAMTVHDLLEGNPAPTELETRQALCGNLCRCSGYRGVLDAVREVVAEREAHSAAAAGATPDADEPRIPHQAGPGAGGVNPSAFEDPSPYDSQAPHEQPYGQDGGQA
- a CDS encoding xanthine dehydrogenase family protein molybdopterin-binding subunit — encoded protein: MSNETATATPAAPDTGPEPLPHGLGVSLPAAEARAKTEGTFPYAADLWAEGLLWAAVLRSPHPHARIVSIDTSHAREMPGVRAVITHEDVPGAALHGRGRADRPVFASEVVRHHGEPIAAVAADHPDTARMAAAAVIVEYEVLEPVTDPEQAFEAEPLHPDGNLIRHIPLRHGDPDAVGEIVVEGLYRIGRQDPAPIGAEAGLAVPRPDGGVELYIASTDPHADRDTAAACYGLEPERVKVVVTGVPGATADREDQGFQLPLGLLALRTGCPVKITATREESFLGHAHRHPTLLRYRHHADTEGRLVKVEAQILLDAGAYADTSAESLAAAVSFACGPYVVPNAFIEGWAVRTNNPPSGHVRGEGAMQVCAAYEAQMDKLAKKLALDPAELRLQNAMATGDVLPTGQTVTCPAPVAELLQAVRDYPLPALPKDTPEDEWLLPGGPEGAGEPGAVRRGVGYGLGMVHMLGAEGADEVSTATVKVHDGVATVLCAAVETGQGFTTLARQIVQETLGIDEVHVAPVDTDQPPAGPSCRGRHTWVSGGAVERAAKMVRTQLLQPLAHKFGMSTELLQITDGKITSYDGVLSTTVTEAMDGKELWATAQCRPHPTEPLDEAGQGDAFVGLAFCAIRAVVDVDIELGSVRVVELALAQDVGRILNPAQLTARIEAGVTQGVGAALTENLRTARGLVRHPDLTGYALPTSLDAPDIRIVKLVEERDVVAPFGAKAASAVPVVTSPAAVASAVRAATGRPVNRLPIRPQAAVVTAS
- a CDS encoding SUKH-4 family immunity protein, coding for MSTTDTDVVGAITLTEDELDPYITHTDTRQWLTGPGLPAEGTLLSFGALREHGLRRVTDLAGDADKLATELQDQLVVGALRTFDRDLESIVLDGATGKVATTYFFSDPALMDLAPLAPSLEALVRFSAATEELTASRGRFASYEGRFGPKAVTEASESLAAVFEAGAGGEVAPYWRMAALIRPLARIAGPGEGLTLDLPKRLLDEEFGAGAIMRFEDVDFPPALVHEPTRRFLRETGLPEDGLLFQLDTEVPLPALADYYADQRPDDFSADELPPTADRLIRLGYLIEDTSLVVDGTTGAVLAWSEPDITLRPLNADISTLAFTLWLLHREKALDATHDLTDSYEQLAATMAQTLARVDPVACDPTLTLEGDDGRRYWPEIFEDEAGGTLHG
- a CDS encoding MFS transporter, with translation MTALEARDAATAPPEDKGEGGVLSRPYRALSIGIVFVELLIAFEATAVGTAMPVAARELDGVSLYAFAFSAYFTTSLFGMVFAGQWADRRGPLAPLTTGITAFAAGLLLSGTAGTMWLFLLGRAVQGLGGGLVVVALYVVVVRAYPERLRPAIMAAFAASWVIPSVVGPLIAGTVTEHLGWRWVFTGIPVLVVFPLALALPRIRRLSSGRSADAGTAGREPFERRRIRLALGISLGSGLLQYAAQDLDPLSLVAGLAGAALLVPAVLGLLPGGTYRAARGLPSVVLLRGLAAGSFIAAESFVPLMLVTQRGLSPTLAGFSLAAAGGTWALGSYVQSRPRTEPYRDRLMFLGMVLLAAAIVAVPSVLIPAVPVWIVAVAWGFGCFGMGLVIASTSVLLLRLSTPEEVGSNSAALQISDGLSNIVLLAAGGAAFAALGGGKVAETATSTADGSHPTAFAAVFLPMAGVALVGAWVTTRLRER
- a CDS encoding DEAD/DEAH box helicase codes for the protein MTTTAASASTSHHLSPAFPGRAPWGTASKLRAWQQGALERYIQEQPRDFLAVATPGAGKTTFALTLASWLLHHHVVQQVTVVAPTEHLKKQWAEAAARIGIKLDPEYSAGPLSKEYHGVAVTYAGVGVRPMLHRNRVEQRKTLVILDEIHHAGDSKSWGEACLEAFEPATRRLALTGTPFRSDTNPIPFVTYEEGNDGIRRSSADYTYGYGSALGDGVVRPVIFLSYSGNMRWRTKAGDEIAARLGEPMTKDAISQAWRTALDPRGEWMPSVLRAADQRLTEVRKGIPDAGALVIASDQDSARAYAKLIREITGTKATLVLSDDTGASNRIDEFSHSEDRWMVAVRMVSEGVDVPRLAVGVYATTISTPLFFAQAVGRFVRSRRRGETASVFLPTVPDLLGFANEMEVERDHVLDKPKKEGEDDPYAESEQEMDEANREQDEDTGEQEQFSFEALESEAVFDRVLYDGAEFGMQAHPGSEEEQDYLGIPGLLEPDQVQLLLQKRQARQIAHSRKKPDEEADLLELPAERRPVVSHKEMLELRKQLNTMVGAYVHQSGKPHGVIHTELRRVCGGPPSAEATAGQLRQRIAKVQEWATRMR
- a CDS encoding IclR family transcriptional regulator, with the translated sequence MTAETSQTLDRGLRVLKLLADTDHGLTVTELSNKLGVNRTVVYRLLATLEQHALVRRDLGGRARVGLGVLRLGRQVHPLVREAALPALRALAEDIGATAHLTLVDGTEALAVAVVEPTWTDYHVAYRAGFRHPLDRGAAGRAILAARQPGPADAPGYTLTHGELEAGASGAAAPLIGVTGVEGSVGVVMLADSVPERVGPRVMDAAREVADALR